One stretch of Cygnus atratus isolate AKBS03 ecotype Queensland, Australia chromosome 26, CAtr_DNAZoo_HiC_assembly, whole genome shotgun sequence DNA includes these proteins:
- the R3HDM4 gene encoding R3H domain-containing protein 4, with translation MVLLPGGAAGRGPAEPLPRIEDCLPPLESSPSKRFSPSKRKQYYINKAIRNSDLIPKAKGRKSLQRLENTRYLMTLLERDECGSDEAELAHAATPSIFAEACNNETYVEIWNDFMNRSGEEQERVLLYLEEEARKKHERKLPVKNKEKWKEHPAYTPKECFQRISRRLRSTLKRGRIPMGTLEGLEEELLAFFSVTPHSVYTALMDNSFERLLLHALCQYMDLVSASSDIEGKRQMKVSNKHRVFLPPQLLLSDYLGQMS, from the exons ATGGTGCTGCTgccgggcggcgcggcggggcgcggccccGCGGAGCCCCTCCC GAGGATCGAGGACTGCCTGCCACCGCTGGAGAGCTCCCCCTCCAAGCGGTTCTCCCCCTCCAAGCGCAAGCAGTACTACATCAACAAGGCCATCCGCAACTCGGACCTCATCCCCAAGGCCAAGGGCCGCAAGAGCCTGCAGAGGCTGGAGAACA ctcGGTACCTGATGACGCTTCTGGAGCGAGACGAGTGCGGGAGCGACGAGGCAGAGCTCGCCCACGCCGCCACCCCCAGCATCTTCGCCGAGGCCTGCAACAACGAGACCTACGTGGAG ATCTGGAATGACTTCATGAACCGGTCGGGGGAAGAGCAAGAGCGAGTCCTGCTCTACCTGGAGGAGGAGGCCCGGAAGAAGCACGAGAGGAAGCTGCCTGTGAAGAACAAAGAGAAGTGGAAAG AGCACCCTGCCTACACGCCCAAGGAGTGCTTCCAGCGCATCAGCCGCCGCCTGCGCTCCACCCTGAAGCGGGGCAGGATCCCCATG GGGACGCTGGAGGGCCtggaggaggagctgctggcattCTTCTCAGTCACCCCACACTCTGTCTACACGGCGCTGATGGACAACAG CTTCGAGCGACTCCTGCTCCACGCACTCTGCCAGTACATGGACCTCGTGTCTGCCA GTTCGGACATCGAAGGCAAGCGCCAGATGAAAGTGAGCAACAAGCACCGCGTCTTcctgcccccccagctcctgctctcagACTACCTGGGCCAGATGAGCTGA